One window of Candidatus Nitrospira kreftii genomic DNA carries:
- a CDS encoding putative peptidoglycan glycosyltransferase FtsW, whose amino-acid sequence MSRRSAGTLALPWSTDRPRAPKRVGMDQILLFVTITLALVGLVMMFSASAVVAGKKFDDSWYYLKRQLVWLTFGLMLLHVISRIDYVWWKRLSFPLLGLVTVLLILVLVPSIGGVKNGARRWLLLGPISIQPAEMAKLISVIYLAAYLARKEDRLQHFSSGLLPPLVIIGILSALVLGEPDLGTVVVLALVTGGLLFVGGARMAHLSTLALCAIPIGLALVLTSEYRRPRLMAFLNPSSDPSNAGHQITQSFLAFGSGGLFGVGLGEGKQKLLFLPEPHTDFVLALVGEELGFVGTGIIILFFAAFVVRGFQISTRARIPFGRYLGIGVTTLIGIQALINACVVTGLLPTKGLTLPFVSYGGSSLVVSLTGVGILLSISRDRQAGREEVRYRSRRGWLGRR is encoded by the coding sequence ATGTCACGGCGATCTGCAGGGACCTTGGCCTTGCCGTGGTCCACCGACCGACCGCGAGCTCCGAAGCGGGTGGGGATGGACCAAATCCTATTGTTTGTAACCATTACCCTTGCGCTGGTTGGTCTCGTGATGATGTTCAGTGCGAGTGCCGTAGTGGCAGGCAAGAAATTCGACGATTCCTGGTACTACCTCAAGCGCCAGCTCGTGTGGCTCACGTTCGGTTTGATGCTCCTGCACGTGATATCGCGCATCGACTACGTCTGGTGGAAACGTCTGTCATTCCCACTCCTTGGGTTGGTTACCGTCTTGCTGATTCTCGTGCTGGTTCCATCTATTGGTGGGGTAAAAAATGGCGCTCGGCGCTGGTTGCTGCTCGGGCCTATTTCGATTCAACCGGCCGAAATGGCGAAGTTGATCAGTGTCATCTATCTTGCGGCGTACCTTGCTCGAAAGGAAGACCGACTGCAGCACTTTTCTTCAGGTCTGCTTCCGCCGCTGGTCATTATCGGGATCCTCAGTGCGCTGGTGCTCGGGGAGCCAGATTTGGGGACTGTGGTAGTCCTCGCACTCGTCACAGGTGGCCTCCTATTCGTCGGAGGCGCACGTATGGCTCACCTTTCAACACTGGCTCTCTGTGCAATACCGATCGGTCTTGCGCTTGTATTGACGTCCGAATACCGACGTCCGCGTCTCATGGCATTCCTGAATCCGTCGAGCGATCCATCGAATGCGGGACATCAAATTACACAATCGTTCCTGGCCTTCGGCAGCGGAGGTCTGTTCGGAGTTGGGTTGGGAGAAGGAAAGCAGAAACTGCTTTTTCTTCCGGAACCACATACCGACTTCGTGCTGGCACTCGTCGGCGAGGAGCTGGGATTCGTCGGGACAGGCATCATTATTCTTTTCTTCGCGGCCTTTGTCGTTCGTGGATTTCAAATTTCTACTCGAGCACGAATCCCGTTTGGGCGCTACCTTGGGATCGGCGTCACGACGCTTATCGGCATCCAGGCGCTGATCAATGCCTGTGTGGTGACAGGGTTGTTACCCACGAAAGGGCTCACATTGCCGTTTGTCAGCTATGGCGGCTCTTCCTTGGTGGTCAGCCTCACGGGTGTAGGGATCTTGCTCAGTATTTCGAGAGATCGGCAGGCAGGACGCGAAGAGGTGCGATATCGAAGCCGACGGGGTTGGCTGGGTCGACGATGA
- a CDS encoding UDP-N-acetylmuramoylalanine--D-glutamate ligase codes for MAVDDTMQLAGTHVTVMGLARSGIAASRLLQEVGACVTVADRKERGEVLRQLESLEQSTVQFALGSSYESALDSADLVVISPGVPYRMDALERVRQRGVKVISELDLASRFLSVPILALTGTNGKSTTVTLIGKMLEQSGKRAFVGGNLGTALSEAAIHTLQAKKLGHPCPYDLLVVEVSSFQLETIQQFHPWIAGILNVTVDHQDRYASLDEYIATKNRIFENLTPSDYALFNLDDPRVASLRKHAKGCVLGFTRTHALPDDVAGGAYLDQDRIMVTLDGQTHEICRRNEITIIGDHNIENAMVAIIYAQLSGCRLPDIRQVLREFPGLEHALEVVRDRRGVRYVNDSKGTNVDATLKALESIDQPIWLIAGGRDKGGDFSRLAISIRRRAKRLLLIGEAAQLIANAMGNYQAIERVGTLKEAVEFAASGAERGDVVLLSPACASFDMFVDYQDRGRQFKALVQSLPS; via the coding sequence ATGGCCGTGGATGACACGATGCAGTTGGCTGGAACGCACGTCACGGTCATGGGGCTTGCGCGAAGCGGTATTGCCGCTTCGCGCCTACTGCAGGAAGTTGGGGCGTGTGTCACGGTGGCAGATCGAAAAGAGCGAGGGGAAGTGCTCCGCCAGCTTGAGTCTTTGGAGCAATCAACGGTCCAGTTTGCTCTCGGAAGCAGCTACGAATCAGCTCTGGACAGTGCCGACTTGGTCGTCATCAGCCCGGGGGTCCCGTATCGAATGGACGCTCTGGAACGTGTTCGGCAGCGAGGCGTAAAAGTTATCAGCGAACTTGATCTTGCGTCGCGGTTTCTATCGGTTCCGATTCTGGCTCTAACGGGAACAAACGGAAAGAGCACGACCGTTACCCTAATAGGCAAGATGCTGGAGCAAAGTGGAAAACGAGCATTCGTCGGCGGAAATCTTGGAACCGCGCTCAGTGAAGCGGCCATCCACACACTGCAAGCCAAGAAGTTGGGCCATCCTTGTCCCTACGATCTTTTGGTCGTGGAGGTGTCGAGCTTTCAGCTGGAAACAATACAACAGTTTCATCCGTGGATCGCCGGTATCCTTAATGTGACGGTCGATCATCAGGACCGCTACGCGTCTCTTGATGAATATATCGCCACCAAGAATCGCATTTTCGAAAATCTCACTCCATCTGACTACGCTCTTTTCAATCTGGATGATCCTCGAGTGGCGTCGCTTCGCAAGCATGCGAAGGGGTGTGTGTTGGGCTTCACAAGGACGCACGCATTACCCGACGATGTAGCCGGTGGAGCGTACCTTGATCAAGATCGCATTATGGTCACCCTCGATGGGCAGACTCACGAAATATGCCGTCGGAATGAGATCACAATTATCGGCGATCACAATATTGAAAACGCCATGGTTGCGATTATCTATGCGCAGCTGAGCGGGTGCCGGCTCCCCGACATACGTCAGGTACTCAGGGAGTTTCCCGGGCTCGAACATGCCTTGGAAGTCGTCCGGGATCGACGAGGGGTCCGTTATGTCAACGATTCGAAAGGAACCAACGTCGATGCGACGCTGAAAGCATTGGAAAGTATTGACCAACCTATCTGGCTCATTGCTGGTGGGCGAGACAAGGGTGGAGATTTTTCCAGGTTGGCGATCTCGATCCGACGACGGGCCAAGCGGCTTCTATTGATCGGTGAAGCAGCCCAGCTGATTGCAAACGCGATGGGAAACTATCAGGCGATCGAACGAGTGGGAACGTTGAAGGAAGCGGTCGAATTTGCAGCATCCGGAGCGGAGAGAGGAGATGTGGTGCTCCTCTCTCCAGCTTGTGCAAGTTTTGACATGTTTGTGGATTATCAGGATCGGGGGAGGCAGTTTAAAGCCCTCGTGCAATCGTTGCCGTCATGA
- a CDS encoding phospho-N-acetylmuramoyl-pentapeptide transferase, producing MLYVWLYPFHTEFSFLNVFRYQSFRIIYAAVTAFLIAFVLAPWVIRKLQEIKLGQQVRDDGPKRHLAKSGTPTMGGILIIFAVTLSTLLWADISRPHIWLVLMATLGFCAIGFTDDYLKFIKARSKGLSASQKFIAQIAVALAIALTLYALPGYDTKLSVPFFKNFMPDLGWFYVVFAILVIVGSSNAVNLTDGLDGLAIGPVMIAALAYTVVAYVTGHRLMSDYLLIPHIDGAGELAVFTAAILGSSLGFLWFNTYPASVFMGDVGSLPLGAALGTVAVISKHELLLLLVGGVFVIEAVSVIFQVASFKSRGKRIFLMAPIHHHFEMKGWEEPKVVVRLWIIAILLALLSLSTLKLR from the coding sequence ATGCTGTATGTCTGGCTGTATCCATTCCATACTGAATTCTCTTTTCTGAACGTCTTTCGCTATCAGAGCTTTCGCATCATCTACGCCGCTGTGACAGCATTTTTGATCGCATTTGTGCTTGCGCCGTGGGTGATCCGAAAGCTCCAAGAAATTAAGTTGGGTCAACAGGTGCGGGACGACGGGCCGAAGCGACATTTGGCTAAGAGCGGGACACCCACAATGGGTGGGATTCTCATTATCTTTGCTGTCACGCTCTCGACGCTCCTGTGGGCCGATATCTCACGGCCACATATCTGGTTAGTCCTCATGGCAACACTGGGGTTTTGCGCCATAGGTTTTACGGATGACTATCTCAAATTCATTAAAGCACGGTCGAAGGGCTTATCAGCATCACAAAAGTTCATCGCGCAAATAGCTGTTGCTCTTGCGATTGCGCTCACATTGTACGCGTTGCCTGGGTACGACACGAAGCTCAGTGTGCCATTTTTTAAGAATTTCATGCCGGATTTGGGGTGGTTTTATGTCGTCTTTGCCATTCTGGTGATCGTCGGTAGCTCCAATGCCGTCAACCTCACCGATGGATTGGATGGACTCGCCATTGGGCCCGTGATGATCGCCGCGTTAGCGTATACCGTCGTAGCGTATGTCACGGGCCACCGATTGATGTCTGACTATCTCCTCATTCCCCACATCGATGGTGCGGGAGAATTAGCTGTGTTTACTGCGGCGATTCTGGGGTCAAGCCTTGGGTTTCTCTGGTTCAACACCTACCCGGCCTCAGTGTTCATGGGTGATGTGGGTTCCCTCCCGCTTGGGGCTGCTCTGGGGACAGTAGCGGTGATCAGCAAGCACGAGTTGTTGCTGTTATTGGTCGGCGGCGTCTTTGTCATTGAGGCTGTGTCGGTCATTTTTCAAGTTGCGTCATTCAAGTCGCGAGGCAAGCGAATCTTTCTCATGGCCCCCATCCATCATCACTTTGAAATGAAAGGGTGGGAGGAGCCAAAGGTCGTGGTGCGCTTGTGGATTATCGCCATTCTGCTCGCGTTGTTGAGTCTGAGTACACTCAAGCTAAGGTAA
- a CDS encoding UDP-N-acetylmuramoyl-tripeptide--D-alanyl-D-alani ne ligase has translation MVLFTAAELREVISARVLAGDMTEWTKQPIRHISLDTRTLRRGDLFLAMRGDRFDGHDFVALALSRGAVGAIVSDSYDVTRLSVKRSVKRGVPFILGVRDPLWSYQQLAAYHRSKFRIPIVAVTGSNGKTTTKEMVASVMAQRWKTLKTEGNLNNRLGVPQTLFRLNKGHEGAVIEMGVDNLGQTSSLCEIARPTIGIITNIGPDHLEFFGNMDASAQAKAELLDFLPVDGTAILNADDSYFDYLAARAQCRVVSFGFSAKADVRATKVKPNGQNGTIVHLQLPEKIRPTIVHLRVQGAHNITNALAAGAIGTVLGLPGAVIAQGLSRFRPASMRSQIVVSHGVKLIIDCYNANPASMKAAVELLAQAGEKRRTIAVLGDMLELGPNAPHMHEDVGGFLARHGIDRLVACGILGRSLARGAQQGGLDRSHIVEVSDAQAAVVAVKAIVKPGDAVLIKASRGMRLELVADALQGVKRIAKKAS, from the coding sequence ATGGTATTGTTTACCGCCGCAGAATTGCGCGAAGTCATCAGTGCTCGAGTGTTGGCTGGTGACATGACTGAATGGACCAAGCAGCCTATCCGTCACATTAGTCTAGATACCAGGACTCTTCGACGGGGTGATCTCTTTCTGGCTATGCGGGGGGATCGATTCGATGGACACGACTTTGTGGCGCTGGCTCTGTCGCGCGGAGCAGTGGGGGCGATTGTCAGTGATTCATATGATGTGACCAGACTGTCGGTCAAGCGGAGCGTGAAGCGAGGGGTACCGTTTATTCTCGGTGTGCGAGATCCCTTGTGGTCCTACCAGCAGCTGGCGGCGTATCACCGAAGCAAGTTTCGCATACCCATCGTGGCGGTCACGGGAAGTAACGGAAAGACGACGACAAAGGAAATGGTCGCGAGCGTTATGGCACAGCGCTGGAAAACCCTCAAAACTGAAGGCAATCTGAACAACCGGTTGGGAGTTCCGCAAACGCTCTTCCGTCTCAATAAAGGGCATGAGGGAGCAGTCATAGAGATGGGAGTCGACAATCTCGGCCAAACTTCTAGTCTGTGTGAAATCGCTCGACCGACGATCGGTATCATCACGAACATCGGACCGGATCATCTGGAGTTTTTTGGGAACATGGACGCTTCTGCTCAGGCCAAGGCCGAATTGCTCGACTTTCTTCCAGTGGATGGAACGGCAATTCTCAACGCCGATGATTCGTACTTTGACTATCTCGCCGCGAGGGCTCAATGCCGAGTGGTGTCGTTTGGATTTTCAGCGAAAGCCGACGTTCGCGCGACAAAGGTAAAGCCCAATGGACAAAACGGGACGATCGTTCATCTTCAGCTTCCAGAGAAGATTCGCCCCACGATCGTTCATCTTCGAGTCCAAGGAGCACACAACATCACCAATGCGCTTGCTGCAGGAGCGATCGGTACAGTGCTGGGCTTGCCAGGAGCCGTGATCGCTCAAGGGTTGTCGCGGTTTCGACCTGCATCGATGCGATCACAGATTGTTGTCAGTCACGGCGTCAAGCTGATCATCGATTGTTACAATGCGAACCCGGCTTCGATGAAAGCAGCTGTGGAGCTCTTGGCGCAGGCAGGCGAGAAACGGAGAACGATTGCGGTGTTAGGGGATATGCTGGAGCTAGGACCAAATGCCCCCCACATGCACGAAGACGTCGGCGGATTTCTGGCGCGTCATGGTATCGATCGATTAGTCGCTTGCGGCATCTTGGGGCGAAGCCTTGCGCGGGGGGCTCAGCAGGGGGGATTGGATCGTTCGCACATCGTCGAGGTCTCGGATGCTCAAGCCGCCGTCGTTGCCGTGAAGGCCATCGTCAAACCTGGTGATGCTGTGCTCATCAAAGCATCGCGCGGAATGCGGTTAGAGCTTGTTGCAGATGCACTCCAGGGAGTCAAGCGCATAGCGAAGAAGGCTTCATAG
- a CDS encoding UDP-N-acetylmuramoyl-L-alanyl-D-glutamate--2,6-di aminopimelate ligase gives MTFATILHALDGHVRILERHGDLGLSVNAITDDSRTVSPRSLFVAVKGERVDGHHFISAALKGGTSALVVQEPVNEVSIPFVRVDDSRKALGLLGSRYYGDPSTRIRMIGVTGTNGKTTTTYVCKALLEGLGQHLGLIGTVAYQIGSTTMPAAHTTPGALELQRLLAQMVAAECTTAVMEVSSHALAQDRTSGCEYDVAVFSNLTQDHLDFHKTMEEYFQAKLRLFTGLMGGRKGNKRAIINIDDPFGHRIVERSPAPVWTYALKAKADLRAEEVRLSNQGTTFTAATPIGNFFIESHLVGEHNVYNMLAAIGVALHEGATPDHIRQAVGKVLNVPGRFERVLAGQPFTVVVDYAHTEDALVRLLTAAEALKAGRIITVFGCGGDRDRGKRPKMGAAAVRYSDVVILTSDNPRTEDPHAILDQVEGGVIEALQQRPHVRYHKIADRRQAIEEAVREARSTDMVLIAGKGHEDYQIVGTEKLHFDDREVARSAIQRLGIQI, from the coding sequence ATGACGTTCGCAACCATACTTCACGCGCTCGATGGCCATGTGAGAATTTTGGAGCGGCATGGAGATCTCGGGCTCTCCGTGAATGCCATTACCGATGATTCCCGCACCGTCTCGCCGCGAAGTTTATTTGTGGCTGTAAAAGGTGAACGAGTTGATGGGCACCACTTCATTTCAGCGGCACTGAAGGGAGGCACGAGTGCATTGGTCGTGCAGGAACCGGTGAATGAGGTCTCCATTCCGTTTGTCAGAGTGGACGATTCAAGGAAGGCGCTCGGACTTCTAGGGAGTCGGTATTATGGCGACCCATCGACCCGAATTCGCATGATTGGCGTGACTGGGACGAACGGTAAAACGACCACTACCTATGTCTGCAAGGCGCTCTTAGAAGGACTGGGTCAGCACCTGGGGTTGATCGGAACAGTGGCCTATCAAATCGGCTCGACGACGATGCCAGCAGCGCATACGACTCCCGGTGCTCTGGAGTTACAGCGGCTACTGGCCCAGATGGTCGCCGCCGAGTGTACCACCGCGGTTATGGAGGTGTCTTCACATGCCTTGGCGCAGGATCGCACAAGCGGATGTGAATACGATGTGGCGGTCTTTTCAAACCTCACCCAGGATCATCTTGATTTTCATAAGACAATGGAAGAGTACTTCCAGGCAAAGTTACGATTATTTACGGGGTTGATGGGAGGACGTAAAGGGAACAAGCGGGCGATTATCAATATTGATGACCCATTTGGCCATCGGATTGTTGAACGAAGTCCTGCTCCTGTTTGGACCTATGCATTGAAGGCCAAGGCGGATCTGCGCGCCGAAGAAGTGCGATTATCAAATCAGGGAACGACCTTTACGGCGGCCACTCCTATTGGAAACTTTTTTATCGAGAGCCACCTTGTGGGTGAGCACAATGTCTACAATATGTTAGCTGCCATTGGGGTTGCTCTTCATGAAGGAGCGACTCCTGATCACATTCGTCAAGCTGTGGGCAAAGTGCTCAATGTGCCCGGTCGATTCGAGCGTGTCCTGGCGGGCCAGCCGTTCACAGTGGTCGTAGATTACGCTCATACGGAAGATGCCTTAGTGCGCTTGTTGACTGCGGCAGAGGCTCTGAAGGCAGGTCGGATTATCACGGTGTTTGGATGTGGGGGAGATCGTGATCGAGGAAAGCGCCCGAAGATGGGAGCTGCGGCGGTCCGCTACAGCGACGTGGTCATACTGACCTCCGACAACCCGAGAACCGAAGACCCTCACGCCATTCTCGACCAGGTAGAAGGTGGGGTAATTGAGGCGTTACAACAGCGGCCACATGTGCGGTATCACAAAATAGCTGATCGGCGGCAAGCGATTGAAGAAGCGGTGAGAGAGGCTCGTAGTACGGACATGGTGTTGATCGCCGGCAAGGGGCACGAAGACTATCAGATCGTTGGGACGGAAAAGCTCCATTTCGATGATCGTGAAGTGGCACGCAGCGCGATTCAGCGACTCGGAATCCAGATATGA
- a CDS encoding hypothetical protein (conserved protein of unknown function) — MADLGSRLRRYVLLLVLLAGFGLVMFRLATLQVLQAEELSARAGRQHEKTVSLEGPRGTIVDRHGKVLAMNMEVPSVFGMPTKLESPAKTAHQLSSVLPVKIDDLERKLRQDRGFVWLARKLDPEQGRRLDRLSVKGIGVVMEGRRFYPKGPLLAHVLGFAGMDGEGLEGVEYRYETYLRGEKQMMVLQLDAFRNTVFPKNLAEKNPVSGHQLALTIDEVVQYIAEKELEAAISQAQAKSGSVIVLDPQSGAVLAMAVSPTFDPNALSVLKKGRLQNTAITDAYEPGSTMKAMIAAAAIEEGAMNPTTMVFGEHGRMTVANTVIHDHEKLGWVSFAQVIQKSSNIGAAKTGMALGGQRLYRYLEAFGFGQRTEIDLPGEGVGLVKNPKAWGRRSIASISMGQEIGVTPIQMVSAFAALANDGILMKPYVVSEIRDADGHLLKRVAPQIKRRVISPETARSVTKILEGVVTHGTGTRAAIPGFRVAGKTGTAQQIDLNTHRYSNSRFVTSFVGYVPADNPRLAMIVIIDGPKDRKASGGSLAAPVFSSIGEQVLSYLNVSTDRPVTLAMAMPNY; from the coding sequence GTGGCCGATTTAGGGTCCCGCCTGCGTCGCTACGTGCTGTTACTGGTGTTGTTAGCCGGATTTGGTCTAGTGATGTTCCGGCTGGCGACGTTGCAGGTCCTGCAGGCGGAGGAACTTTCAGCTAGAGCGGGTCGACAGCATGAGAAGACAGTCTCGCTTGAAGGGCCGCGCGGCACGATTGTCGATCGACATGGCAAGGTTTTGGCCATGAACATGGAGGTCCCCTCCGTATTTGGAATGCCTACGAAATTGGAAAGTCCGGCGAAGACTGCTCATCAACTGTCGTCTGTTCTGCCTGTGAAGATCGATGACCTGGAGAGAAAGCTTCGACAGGATCGGGGCTTCGTGTGGTTGGCCCGCAAGCTGGACCCGGAGCAGGGCCGTCGTCTCGATCGGTTGTCAGTCAAAGGAATTGGGGTTGTCATGGAGGGGCGACGATTCTATCCGAAAGGCCCACTTCTCGCACATGTCTTGGGGTTTGCGGGAATGGATGGGGAAGGGCTGGAGGGGGTCGAGTATCGCTACGAAACATACTTACGAGGCGAGAAGCAGATGATGGTGCTGCAGCTCGATGCCTTCCGGAATACGGTCTTTCCAAAAAACTTGGCGGAGAAGAATCCTGTATCCGGCCACCAACTCGCGCTCACGATTGATGAGGTTGTCCAATATATAGCGGAAAAGGAGCTGGAAGCTGCTATTAGTCAGGCTCAGGCCAAATCTGGATCAGTGATTGTGCTTGACCCTCAGAGTGGAGCCGTGTTGGCGATGGCGGTCAGCCCAACGTTCGATCCGAATGCCTTATCGGTGTTGAAGAAGGGGCGCCTGCAGAACACCGCGATTACGGATGCCTATGAACCAGGGTCAACTATGAAGGCTATGATTGCAGCGGCGGCTATTGAGGAGGGGGCGATGAACCCGACGACGATGGTGTTTGGCGAGCATGGCCGTATGACCGTCGCGAACACCGTGATTCACGATCATGAAAAGTTAGGATGGGTGTCCTTTGCGCAGGTCATTCAGAAGTCCAGCAACATCGGGGCGGCCAAGACCGGTATGGCATTGGGGGGGCAGCGACTCTATCGATATCTCGAGGCATTCGGCTTTGGCCAGCGAACCGAGATTGACCTTCCGGGGGAAGGGGTGGGGCTCGTCAAGAACCCAAAAGCCTGGGGACGCCGTTCCATTGCTTCGATTTCAATGGGGCAAGAAATTGGGGTGACGCCGATTCAAATGGTATCCGCGTTTGCAGCTCTCGCTAACGATGGGATATTGATGAAGCCGTACGTGGTATCTGAAATCCGAGATGCCGATGGTCATCTGTTGAAGCGGGTAGCGCCTCAGATTAAACGGCGAGTCATTTCTCCAGAGACTGCTCGTAGCGTCACAAAGATTCTTGAAGGTGTTGTCACGCATGGCACAGGAACGAGAGCGGCCATTCCTGGATTTCGGGTAGCGGGTAAAACCGGCACGGCCCAGCAGATTGATCTGAACACTCACCGCTATTCGAACTCGCGGTTTGTCACGTCCTTTGTGGGCTATGTCCCCGCAGACAACCCGCGCCTCGCCATGATCGTGATCATCGACGGCCCTAAAGATAGGAAAGCCTCGGGAGGGAGTCTGGCTGCCCCGGTATTTAGCAGTATCGGCGAGCAGGTGTTAAGTTACTTAAATGTATCAACGGATAGGCCAGTCACCCTGGCGATGGCCATGCCGAACTACTGA
- a CDS encoding hypothetical protein (conserved protein of unknown function), with translation MKIFTVLFGVCLVFVFVWERVDMVRVGYQIERLKRDRTVLERQRDELRVKFSSLSASNRIAKLATEKLGMSLPQQGQVIMVQSRPSATPSADIAPTVVRVARNYLPSRRD, from the coding sequence ATGAAGATCTTCACGGTTCTGTTCGGGGTGTGTCTCGTGTTTGTCTTCGTTTGGGAACGAGTGGATATGGTGCGGGTCGGCTATCAGATAGAACGATTAAAGCGCGACAGAACTGTATTGGAACGTCAGCGCGATGAGTTGCGAGTCAAGTTTTCCTCGCTGAGCGCCTCCAACAGAATTGCAAAGTTGGCGACTGAAAAACTCGGGATGAGTTTGCCTCAGCAAGGTCAAGTGATCATGGTTCAGTCCCGGCCGAGTGCAACGCCATCTGCAGACATCGCACCAACTGTTGTGCGAGTCGCCAGGAACTATCTTCCCAGTAGGAGGGACTAG
- a CDS encoding Ribosomal RNA small subunit methyltransferase H: MTNIAEGFLHVPVFGKEVCNWLVSGRPITILDCSVGYGGHAELLLRSSPAGTKIIGLDRDAQAIEYARERLIRFGDQVVLRQGNHRDLKRSLADVGISTVDGVLFDFGVSSPQLNDASRGFSFQLDGPLDMRMDQSTGKTAADLVNSGEEHDLADIIFQYGEERYARRIARTIVQERQRHRIETTRQLVSVVVRSVPAAHRHGRIHCATRTFQALRMAVNQELESLEPSLRDAVDVLSRGGKICAISFHSLEDRVVKHTFKSLAQQIEPKLTLLTKKPILPSSEECESNPRSRSAKLRVAERQPRLELS; the protein is encoded by the coding sequence GTGACTAATATTGCTGAAGGGTTTCTGCATGTTCCAGTATTTGGCAAGGAAGTCTGTAACTGGCTCGTTTCAGGGCGGCCAATTACGATTCTGGATTGCTCGGTGGGATATGGTGGGCATGCAGAATTGCTTCTTAGATCTAGCCCAGCTGGGACAAAAATCATAGGGTTGGATCGAGACGCTCAAGCAATTGAGTATGCTCGGGAGCGGTTGATCCGGTTTGGGGATCAGGTGGTCTTGCGCCAGGGAAATCATCGCGACTTGAAACGGTCTCTGGCGGATGTAGGCATCTCAACAGTTGACGGAGTGCTCTTCGATTTTGGGGTTTCTTCTCCGCAGCTCAATGATGCAAGCCGAGGATTTAGTTTTCAGCTTGATGGCCCGCTGGACATGCGTATGGATCAATCGACCGGAAAGACTGCTGCGGATCTGGTGAACAGTGGTGAGGAGCACGATCTCGCGGACATCATTTTTCAGTATGGCGAAGAACGATATGCGCGGCGGATTGCTCGAACCATCGTGCAGGAAAGGCAACGCCATCGAATCGAGACCACACGCCAACTCGTGTCAGTCGTCGTTCGGTCTGTCCCGGCTGCTCATCGCCACGGGCGGATTCATTGTGCAACGCGGACTTTCCAAGCCCTTCGTATGGCGGTCAATCAGGAGCTAGAGAGCCTGGAACCTTCGTTACGAGATGCGGTCGACGTGTTGTCGAGAGGTGGAAAAATCTGCGCGATCTCGTTTCATTCCCTTGAAGATCGTGTCGTCAAGCATACGTTTAAGTCCCTCGCCCAACAGATTGAACCCAAGCTTACGTTGCTTACGAAGAAGCCCATTCTGCCTTCTAGTGAAGAGTGTGAATCGAATCCACGGTCGAGAAGTGCCAAATTGCGGGTCGCCGAACGTCAACCACGATTGGAGCTTTCATGA